The following nucleotide sequence is from Pseudomonas sessilinigenes.
CAACACGGCGACCATTGATGACGTGCTGGAGTGCTTTGAGCGCGACGGTGGTTGCATCGTCGAGAACATGTTGCACACATCCACCCTCGACGGTCTTTGGGCAGACCTGCGGGCCGAGTTGGACATGACACCTACCGGAGAAGGGTATTTCGTAGGCAACCAGACGCGACGAATATCGGGGTTGTTCAATCGCTCAAGGCACATGCAGGAATTGATCACCCAGCCGCACTTCTATGGCGCTGCCGAACGCCTGCTGTGCAAGCCGTTCAAGTACTGGCTGAACGACACCCAATACGAGGCGATCCCAACGCTGCAGGTATCGCTGACCCAGGCAATCATGATCATGCCGGGACAGGGGTTGCAGCCTTTGCATCGCGACGATATTGCCCACCACCGCCGCCACCCTGGCCCGGACAGCCAAGTCCAGGTGCTCTACGCACTGAGCGAGTACAGCGAAGCCAACGGGGCTACTCGCGTCATTCCTGGTAGCCACAAGTGGGACGATGACCGGGCTCCAACCTATGAAGAGTCGGTTCCGGCGCAGATGAATCCTGGCGACGGCTTGATCTATCTGGGCTCGACTTACCACGGTGGCGGTCAGAACACGACTGTGGATCGGCCCCGAACGGCGATCGCAACCACCCTGGTGCTCGGTTATCTGCGCCAGGAGGAGAACGCCTACATCGCAGTGCCACGTGATCGGGTACGCGAGTACCCAGGGCGTATCCAGCGCCTGCTGGGGTGGAGCACCAATCCTCCGTTCTGTGGCTGGGTTGAAATGCGTGACCCCAACTACCTGGTGGCCTCGGATGTCCTGAACACCAAAGCTGTAGACATCCTTTAAGGAGCCCCCCAGATGCGCACTGATATTGCGTTCAAGACACAGGATGGCCTGACCCTGGCGGGCTGGCTATTCAGTCCAGGTACCCGCGGCCGTTCGCCGACCATCGTGATGGCGCACGGCTTCTCGGCGGTCAAGGAGCAGTACCTGGACAAATATGGCGAAGCCTTCGCCGATGCTGGTTTCGCGGTGCTGATCTATGACAACCGCAACTTCGGTGCCAGCGAGGGGCTGCCTCGCCAGGAAGTCGATCCCGTCCTGCAAGTGCGCGACTACCGTGATGCGATGACCTTCGCGGCCACGCTCGCGCAGGTAGACCCTTTGCGTATCGGCGTGTGGGGATCGAGCTACAGCGGTGGCCACGTGCTGCAAGTGGCGGCTTACGACCGGCGTGTGAAATGCGTGGTGGCCCAGGTTCCAGACATCAGCGGCTCCATGGACCTGCGCTTGGCCATCCGGCCTGACCTCCTGCCTGGCCTGTTTGCTGCTTTCGAGGAAGATCGTGCGGCCAGGTATCAGGGCGCTGGGCCTGTGATGCTTGAAGTGGTCAATGAAGATCCGAAAAGTGATTGCGCGCTGCCCGGCCAAGATGCCTATGACTTCTTTGTCGGCAGCCAGAAGCAGAGGGCGCCCGCTTGGCGCAATGAAGTCACCCTGCGCAGTGTCGAGATGCTCAATGAGTACGAACCAGGCAGCGTGATCGACCGGATCAGTCCGACGCCCTTGCTGATGCTGGTGGCCAAGCGGGACGCGCTGACGGTGACCGACCTCGCGTTGAAAGCCTATGAACAAGCACTGCAGCCCAAGCATCTGGAGCTGCTGGAGGGTGGTCATTTCGACCCCTATCTCTCGGGCTTCGACCAGTCTTCCCAGTACGCGATCGAGTGGTTCGCGAAGCACCTGTGATCCATCGTTCACCCAATCCTCTGGTTGGCCGGCAGCGTTATGAAGATGCTGCCGGCGTCTTATTGCTCCCAGGAAAGAACATTGCGCCGCCGGTGATTGGTTGCCAAAACCGGATAGGGGGCCGCAAAGGTGGGTGTTAGCTTTTGGCCATAAGAAATTCAATGTACGACCTGAGCGAGTCCCGATGATGCAAGTCCAGAAACCCAAAGACGCATACGTCCAAGTCAACGAAGTCCAATGGCAGGACTTTCCCGAGCAATTCCACTCCGGTGGCGTTAAATGGAAGCTGCTGAACGTGGCGCCGGAATTCGGTATCTGGACGGTCATGTTCTTCTGCCCGAATGGTTCGATCCTGGCACCTCACATCCATCACGGCCCAGCAGAAGGTTATGTCTTCGACGGCATCCTGGAACTGCGTGGTGGTCCTGAAAATGGCGGCGCGCTGTGCATCAAGGACGGCTACCTGTACGAGGCTACCGGTGCCGAGCACGAAGAGACCAAAATGCTGGCCGACACCACATTCATCCTGCAAATGGTTGGGCCAATCAGTTGGCTGCTCAAGGACGGCTCGCAGCTCAACCAGACCTGCTACGACGCCCAGAAATTGTGGAGCGAGCAGATCCACTAAGCCGACAAGGGTGGGCATGGCTCACCCTTGTTCCTGTCATTTTTCCACTGCTTGAGGCTGAAACATGAGCGTCGTATTCATCCTGACCTCCCACGCTGTACTCGGTGACACCGGTCGTAGCACTGGCCTGTGGCTCGAAGAGTTCCTGGTTCCCTATTACGCGGTGAAAGACGCTGGCCAGCCAACGCTCCTGGCAACGCCCAAGGGCGGTCATGCGCCTATCGATCCAGCATCGATCGAGGCTCTCAAAGACAGTGAGGTTTACGCTCGCTTCGCCAAGGATGCTCAGTTGCACCAGGCCTTGGAAAGCACCACCGAACTGTCCAGCCTAAGCCCCGCAGCCATTGCCGCTGCGATCTATCCAGGCGGCCATGGCCCGCTCTGGGATCTGCGTCATGACCAGGCGTCGATTCGCTTGATCGAGTCGT
It contains:
- a CDS encoding phytanoyl-CoA dioxygenase family protein, which encodes MSKKGLTKLPNTATIDDVLECFERDGGCIVENMLHTSTLDGLWADLRAELDMTPTGEGYFVGNQTRRISGLFNRSRHMQELITQPHFYGAAERLLCKPFKYWLNDTQYEAIPTLQVSLTQAIMIMPGQGLQPLHRDDIAHHRRHPGPDSQVQVLYALSEYSEANGATRVIPGSHKWDDDRAPTYEESVPAQMNPGDGLIYLGSTYHGGGQNTTVDRPRTAIATTLVLGYLRQEENAYIAVPRDRVREYPGRIQRLLGWSTNPPFCGWVEMRDPNYLVASDVLNTKAVDIL
- a CDS encoding alpha/beta hydrolase, with product MRTDIAFKTQDGLTLAGWLFSPGTRGRSPTIVMAHGFSAVKEQYLDKYGEAFADAGFAVLIYDNRNFGASEGLPRQEVDPVLQVRDYRDAMTFAATLAQVDPLRIGVWGSSYSGGHVLQVAAYDRRVKCVVAQVPDISGSMDLRLAIRPDLLPGLFAAFEEDRAARYQGAGPVMLEVVNEDPKSDCALPGQDAYDFFVGSQKQRAPAWRNEVTLRSVEMLNEYEPGSVIDRISPTPLLMLVAKRDALTVTDLALKAYEQALQPKHLELLEGGHFDPYLSGFDQSSQYAIEWFAKHL
- a CDS encoding cupin domain-containing protein, giving the protein MMQVQKPKDAYVQVNEVQWQDFPEQFHSGGVKWKLLNVAPEFGIWTVMFFCPNGSILAPHIHHGPAEGYVFDGILELRGGPENGGALCIKDGYLYEATGAEHEETKMLADTTFILQMVGPISWLLKDGSQLNQTCYDAQKLWSEQIH
- a CDS encoding type 1 glutamine amidotransferase domain-containing protein, translating into MSVVFILTSHAVLGDTGRSTGLWLEEFLVPYYAVKDAGQPTLLATPKGGHAPIDPASIEALKDSEVYARFAKDAQLHQALESTTELSSLSPAAIAAAIYPGGHGPLWDLRHDQASIRLIESLLGAGKPVATICHAGCALLEVKKVDGSPLVKGLNVTAFSDSEEAAVAMVEHVPYLVETDLKALGALYTKASDWTEHSVQDGLVITGQNPASSAAVAQKVLAQISKK